The following nucleotide sequence is from Oncorhynchus kisutch isolate 150728-3 linkage group LG29, Okis_V2, whole genome shotgun sequence.
TCCTAGAAGCCTTCTGCCAAGCTTGGGCGTCAGGAGGCTGGGCTCAGCGTCCTTAAACACCTCGTCTGACATGTCCTCTGTCTTCTTGGGCAGGCGGGGCGGGGGGGTCAGGGTGCCCATGCGAGGGGCGCTGATCTCTGGCTTCTCGTTGGCCCTCTTGCGTGGCAGGGCGGGCTTGCTCCTAAAGGTGCCCGAGTCAAAGTGGCCTTTATGCAGGTCGCGTGGCAGCGTGACTGACTTCCACTCAGTGCGCTCTGAGCCCGGGGGCATGCTAGAGGCCGAGGAGGAGCGCAGGAAACGCTTGGAGTTAGAGACTATATCCTCCTCATTGGGTGTTTTACCCACTACACTGGGCACCACCGGCGTACCTTTCTTCCTGGCATGATGCGGGGGGAACAGGGGGCCTGGGTAGGTGGGGCCCCCGTTGGTAATACCCCCTACCCCATTGTTGTTAGCACTCGGGAACTTGCTGGGGTCGATGGTATGTGTAACACTGAAGGCTGAAGAGACGTTGTTGAAGTCGTCTCGGGGGTCGGGCGCTAGCCCCAGTCTCTCCGCGTGTCCGTCCATGTCCCTGAAAGAGCTGCTGCGTTTGGGCGGGGCGGGCgcagtcttcttcttcttcttgatgaggttgaaaaggctgttgcgggACTTGTCCTTGTCTTTGGGCAGGAGGCGGTCGTCCTCGTTCAGGTTGCTGTCCAGGAACGGACGCTCTTTCCTTGGGAGCATGGGGGACACAGCCACCTCCGGCTCCACGGCGTCTGGGTGAACACACAGATATGCAAATCATCAGTTTGGAAGACACTGTAGCATTGAAAATGTAGTAGAACATTGTCCCAATGGCATCGGTTTAAATATGGGTTCCATCCATTTAGGGTGCAGTGTATTCGGACGAGGGGTAGATAAGTCTCACCAGGGCTGTCTCCGTCTCTGTCCACATTCCTACGGAGGGTCCTGGTCTTGGTGGGCAGCTGTGGAGCCTGTTGGATGGGGCCCAGTGTCACCTTCTTCCCTTTCTTCCCCAGCTCCTTCTCCACCTCTGTCACATGATACACAAACAAGCATCAGAGACTGTTTTAACCTACTACTTACTCTGATGTACAGCAACTGGAAAACATATGGTAATGACCCAAATCTCTCGGTCCGATCTTTTTGCAACAAGCACAAAACCTACAGCTAATGCCTCAAATTAAAGTTGTAGTTGCTGTCTTAAATTCAGCTATAACGTGTGTAATtgtgacaggagacaggtgttCTCACCATCAGAGATGCTGGATTCCTGAAACATGGTCTCAAAGGCCTGGTGGGTCTCTGCAAAGGAGGGCCGTTCCGCAGGGTTCCACTTCCagcctgggagaggagagaacaggaaatTGGTAAtgtctagaagggatacagcGATTGTTAAATTaagtcaaaatatatatatttttgttgcaTTTTAACTAACCCCAACCTGTTGCATAAATTCTCCTCACCTATGAAAAGTCCATTTtacaaaagctgtatcccttcAAGACAAATCCCAGGAAAGGAGGTTTGGTACTGGTCAATAATTTAATTCCCGTAGACATTACACAACAAACATTacacaaacaaaaaaatgaaGTACTGACTGGCTCAGCCAGGTTGTGCTAATCAGCCATTATCCGATGTAAAccgagtgaacaaaacattacgaacaccttcctaatattgagttgcactgcACCCCATTTtgcagtggatttaacaagtgacatcaataagggatcatagctttcacctggtcaatctatatggaaagagcaggtggtcctaatgttttgtacactcagtgtatgcatACTCACAGGCCCTCATGAGCTGGTAGACCTTCTCTGGGCAGCCCTCCGGCCGGTCCATGCGGTAGTCCTTCTCTAGGAGCTCATACACCTGGGAGAGGTCTATGCCAGGGTACGGAGACATCCCATAGGTGGCGATCTCCCATAGCAACACTCCAAACGCTGGGAGTTTGGGATGAAGTACAGAGATGAGTCGATTTTCATGCAAAAACAGGACTATTCATGACATTGTAATCGtaaacactgaataaaaatataaaacaacaaTTTgcacgattttactgagttacagttcatagaaggaaatcagtcaattgaaatgaatgaattagGGCTAGAGTTGATCacgctgttgattgtggcctgttgtcccactcctcttcaatggctgtgcgaagttgctgaatattgccaggaacacgctgtcatacacgtcgatcatcctagacatgctcaatgggtgacatgacTGGTGAGTAATGCAGGccttggaagaactgggacattttcagcttccgggaattgtgtacagatccttgcaacatggggccgtacATCATCATGCTGAAATggcggaggatgaatggcacgagaATGGGCCTTAGGATCTCGTCAAGGTATCTGCATTcataaattgccatcgataaaatgcaattatgttgACTGTCTGTAGCTTAATGCCTGCCCTTACCATATGGAGCACTCTGATCATGTTGACATCAGcgaaccgctcacccacacaagcCGTCTGTCGTcagcccggtacagttgaaaccggaattcatccatgaagagcacacgtGCTACTGtcccatcaaaggtgagcatttgcccactgaagtcagttaacTACAGTCAGGTGAAGACCCTtgtgaggacgacaagcacgcagttgagcttccctgagacggctTGTgatagtttgtgcagaaatgttttggttgtgcaaacccagtttcatcagctgtctgggtggatggtctcagacgatcccagaGGTGAAGAAGtcgaatgtggaggtcctgggcttgcatggttacacgtggtctgtggttgtgaggccggttggatgtactgccaaattctctaagatGCCGTGTGAGGCGGCTTATGGaagagaaatgaacatgaaattctctggcaacagttcgggtggacattcctgcagtcagcatgccaattgaacgctccctcaaaacatctgtggcattgtgttgtgtgacaaaactgcacattttggttccattttattgtccccagcacaatgtgcacctgtgtattgatcatgctatttaattttagagaaaagctttttgtgcgtatggaacatttatggaatcttcactttacatgttgcatttatatttttgttcagtataaaagtCATTCTAAATACAGTTGTCGCATCTCCAAACTCACCCCAGACGTCAGATTTGATGGAGAACTTGTTGTAGGCCAGGCTCTCCGGGGCAGTCCACTTGATGGGGAACTTGGCCCCAGCGTGGGCCGTGTACGTGTCCCCCGTCATCAGCCTGCTCAGCCCAAAGTCAGCCACCTTCACAAGGTGGTTCTCCCCTACCAGACAGTTACGGGCTGCTAGGTCCCTGGAGCAAAGAGAACATGGCGTCAAAGGCAGCACTAGGTTTTTATTTTGGATGGCAATCTCTTCTAATATCCATGTCTTGAAGTGTTGGCGTTGCGTGCACACTTGAGCAAGCAGGGGAGTCTCGACAAGCTTGAAAATTGACGGCAGGACATAAATCATATCACCTTCTAGACCATCATAAAACATGCTGGGGCAAAGTCAATCTGACAGCAATAGCAcacatacagtgtattcggaaagtattcagacccctttactttccccactttgttatgttacagccttattctaaaaatccCATAAAGactaagtgaaaacaggtttttagaaatgtttgcaaattaacaataaaaaaaaaatatatatatatatcttaattacctaagtattcagaccctttgctatgagactagaaattgagctcaggcgcatcctgtttctattgattatccttgatgtttctacaacttaattggagtgcacctgaggtaaattcaattggttggacatgtcccacagtggacagtgcatgtctgagcaaaaacaagccatgaagttaaaggaattgtccgtagagctccgagacaggattgtgtcgaggcacagatctggggaatggtaccaaaaaatgtctcagcattgaaggtccccaagaacacagtggcccccatACTTCTTAAAaaggaagaaatttggaaccaccaagactcttcctagagctggccgcccagccaaactgagcaatcaggggagaagggccttggtcagggaggtgaccaagaacccgatggtcactctgacagagctccagagttcctctgtagagatgggagaaccttccagaaggacaatctctgcagcactccaccaatcaggcctttatggtagagtggccagatggaagccactcctcagtaaaaggcacatgcctgcttggagtttgccaaaaggcacctgaagactctcagaccatgagaaaatagattctctggtctgatgaaaccaatattcaactctttggccttaatGACAAGCATCACctcttgaggaaacctggcaccatgcctacggtgaagcgtgttggcagcatcatgctgtggggatattttttagcagtagggactgggagactagtcagggttaagggaaagatgaacggcgcaaagtacagagagatccttgataaaaacttGCTCCAGAAAGCTCAGGACCTCAAGACGGgagaatgttcaccttccaacagaacaacgaccctaagcacacagctaagacaacgcaggagtggcttcgggacaagtctctgaatgtccttgagtggcccaggctgAGCccacttgaacctgatcaaacatctctggagagacctgaaaatagccatgcagcgacgctccccatccaacctgacagagcttgagaggatctgcagagaagaatggaagaaactccccaaatacaggtgtgccaagcatgtagcgtcatacccaagaagacttgatgctgtaatcgctgccaaaggtgcttcaacaaagtactgagtaaagggtctgaatacttatggaaatgttatCAGAAAGAAAAAAATTACAACCAAAAACAACtgatttttctttgtcattatgggttattataGGTTattatgggttagtgtgtgtagattgatgaggggtaaaaaaaacaaacaatttaatccattttagaacaaggttgtaatgtaagaaaatttgggaaaagtcaaggggtctgaatactttccaaatacactgtcTAATATCTTTGTCTGGGGGAGAAGAGGACAGGTGATGAAAGAGTGAAGCAGGAAAGATGAGTGATGGGTAAgaaatgggaagagagagaatgtcaTGTCTCACCTGTGGATGAAGTTCTTCCTCTCCAGGTACTCCATGGCGGAGGAGATCTGCGTGGCCATGTAGAGCAGCACCACAGcgttcacctcctccctgttacACTCCCTCAGGTAGTCCAGCAGGTTGCCATGGGTCATGAACTCTGTGATGATGTAGAACGGGGGTTCCCGCGTGCACACGCCTGGCAGAGAGACGACATTAGAGTACAGCACTGACAATGGCAGTACAGAGTGGCTTTTCAGGAAGAGACATTTATAGGACATCTGCAACTGAAAAGTGTTGTCCCACAGTAACTCACCCAGTAGCTGTACCAGGTTGGGGTGTTTGATCTCCTTCATGACAGCAGCCTCCTTTAGGAACTCCTCCACCTCCATGGTGTCCTCCTGAGTGGGTGAAAACAGGACTAGATGGTCAACCACACACATCAGGAGAAAATACATTGAAACGGATAGCTACATCTAGACTATAGGCCATCGTGACATGTTCCCAACATGGAACTACCTCTAGAAGCTTTCCAATAAGAATGTTTGCTCAGGAGATGTCTCGGTTCTACACCTACGTGGTACTCAGCACAGTTACCAGGCTCAGATCCCATCATCTGAAACGCCACTCTTATCCTTCAACTGCCTAACTAATATTTCAGCAGCTAACAGACAATATTGTCTTTAACTCATTCTGATGGTCCAATCTCACTCCCTGAACTCCCAACAAACTCCAGAGACAAGTCCCGTCTCCCTGCGTACCTTGAGGGTCTTGACGGCCACGGTGAGGCTGTACTTCTTCCAGATCCCCTCGTAGACCTCTCCATACTGCCCTCCTCCCAGTTTGTGCTTCATGGTGATGTCGGTACGCTCC
It contains:
- the LOC109873830 gene encoding tyrosine-protein kinase ABL1-like isoform X1: MGQQPGKFVGDQRRPSLPALNFIKGGKRESSRHGAHHCNVFAVHEALQRPDFEPQGLTEAARWNSKENLLAGPSENDPNLFVALYDFVASGDNTLSITKGEKLRVLGYNHNGEWCEAQTNHGQGWVPSNYITPVNSLEKHSWYHGPVSRNAAEYLLSSGINGSFLVRESESSPGQRSISLRYEGRVYHYRINTASDGKLYVSSESRFNTLAELVHHHSTVADGLITTLHYPAPKRNKPTIYGVSPNYDKWEMERTDITMKHKLGGGQYGEVYEGIWKKYSLTVAVKTLKEDTMEVEEFLKEAAVMKEIKHPNLVQLLGVCTREPPFYIITEFMTHGNLLDYLRECNREEVNAVVLLYMATQISSAMEYLERKNFIHRDLAARNCLVGENHLVKVADFGLSRLMTGDTYTAHAGAKFPIKWTAPESLAYNKFSIKSDVWAFGVLLWEIATYGMSPYPGIDLSQVYELLEKDYRMDRPEGCPEKVYQLMRACWKWNPAERPSFAETHQAFETMFQESSISDEVEKELGKKGKKVTLGPIQQAPQLPTKTRTLRRNVDRDGDSPDAVEPEVAVSPMLPRKERPFLDSNLNEDDRLLPKDKDKSRNSLFNLIKKKKKTAPAPPKRSSSFRDMDGHAERLGLAPDPRDDFNNVSSAFSVTHTIDPSKFPSANNNGVGGITNGGPTYPGPLFPPHHARKKGTPVVPSVVGKTPNEEDIVSNSKRFLRSSSASSMPPGSERTEWKSVTLPRDLHKGHFDSGTFRSKPALPRKRANEKPEISAPRMGTLTPPPRLPKKTEDMSDEVFKDAEPSLLTPKLGRRLLGLGVDSSKTSALQAELLKPNVFPALGAAGDECRARRHKPNLDSSGPRERGKFQKTKPAPPPPPSAKISRSPTHELPSPTDAKAKASDPHYPSSFSDQVRSPLEAHKKLNLNTTSSKPQPLKTPSSSVSGSTSSPLGFSSLNSPGDQASPTAFIPLMNTRRSLRKTRAPPERQPNSAITREMVLEGTELLRTAIGHNSEQTGSHSAVLEAGKNLSKYCVSYVDSIQQMRNKFAFREAINKLESSLRELQICPASTGGASGAQQDFSKLLLSVKEISDIVQR
- the LOC109873830 gene encoding tyrosine-protein kinase ABL1-like isoform X2 codes for the protein MKMLEICLKLVGCKSKKGLSSSSSCYLEEALQRPDFEPQGLTEAARWNSKENLLAGPSENDPNLFVALYDFVASGDNTLSITKGEKLRVLGYNHNGEWCEAQTNHGQGWVPSNYITPVNSLEKHSWYHGPVSRNAAEYLLSSGINGSFLVRESESSPGQRSISLRYEGRVYHYRINTASDGKLYVSSESRFNTLAELVHHHSTVADGLITTLHYPAPKRNKPTIYGVSPNYDKWEMERTDITMKHKLGGGQYGEVYEGIWKKYSLTVAVKTLKEDTMEVEEFLKEAAVMKEIKHPNLVQLLGVCTREPPFYIITEFMTHGNLLDYLRECNREEVNAVVLLYMATQISSAMEYLERKNFIHRDLAARNCLVGENHLVKVADFGLSRLMTGDTYTAHAGAKFPIKWTAPESLAYNKFSIKSDVWAFGVLLWEIATYGMSPYPGIDLSQVYELLEKDYRMDRPEGCPEKVYQLMRACWKWNPAERPSFAETHQAFETMFQESSISDEVEKELGKKGKKVTLGPIQQAPQLPTKTRTLRRNVDRDGDSPDAVEPEVAVSPMLPRKERPFLDSNLNEDDRLLPKDKDKSRNSLFNLIKKKKKTAPAPPKRSSSFRDMDGHAERLGLAPDPRDDFNNVSSAFSVTHTIDPSKFPSANNNGVGGITNGGPTYPGPLFPPHHARKKGTPVVPSVVGKTPNEEDIVSNSKRFLRSSSASSMPPGSERTEWKSVTLPRDLHKGHFDSGTFRSKPALPRKRANEKPEISAPRMGTLTPPPRLPKKTEDMSDEVFKDAEPSLLTPKLGRRLLGLGVDSSKTSALQAELLKPNVFPALGAAGDECRARRHKPNLDSSGPRERGKFQKTKPAPPPPPSAKISRSPTHELPSPTDAKAKASDPHYPSSFSDQVRSPLEAHKKLNLNTTSSKPQPLKTPSSSVSGSTSSPLGFSSLNSPGDQASPTAFIPLMNTRRSLRKTRAPPERQPNSAITREMVLEGTELLRTAIGHNSEQTGSHSAVLEAGKNLSKYCVSYVDSIQQMRNKFAFREAINKLESSLRELQICPASTGGASGAQQDFSKLLLSVKEISDIVQR